In the genome of Halapricum salinum, one region contains:
- a CDS encoding DUF3592 domain-containing protein: MSRENEDGADDDRWGTADDEEANGDNWGTTESGESDGDKGDEDSQTTLWGILVFVLIGGGLIYGGLHLQSEMPGADETVKMNATVLESDYTQRGSGSDRQFVIRVTYEYTVDGQTYTSSNVKAGAESYTVDRRERAELLATEQWAAGNTVEADVDPDDPETAYLADYLQGDRLERKAIHYGLMGVGGLMVLASLVSLAKKGRRRLA; the protein is encoded by the coding sequence ATGTCCCGCGAGAACGAGGACGGCGCAGACGACGATAGGTGGGGGACAGCGGACGACGAGGAGGCAAACGGAGACAACTGGGGGACTACGGAGTCAGGAGAGTCAGACGGCGACAAGGGAGACGAGGACAGTCAGACGACACTGTGGGGAATCCTCGTGTTCGTGCTCATCGGCGGCGGGTTGATCTACGGTGGCCTGCACCTGCAGTCGGAGATGCCCGGGGCAGACGAGACCGTGAAAATGAACGCGACGGTGCTCGAATCCGACTACACGCAGCGTGGTAGTGGATCGGACCGACAGTTCGTGATCAGGGTGACCTACGAGTACACAGTCGACGGGCAAACCTACACCAGTTCGAACGTCAAAGCCGGTGCTGAAAGCTACACTGTCGACAGGCGCGAACGCGCGGAGTTGCTTGCGACCGAGCAGTGGGCCGCAGGCAACACCGTCGAGGCCGACGTCGACCCGGACGACCCCGAAACAGCCTACCTGGCAGACTACCTGCAGGGTGATCGATTGGAACGAAAGGCGATCCACTACGGACTGATGGGCGTCGGTGGACTGATGGTCCTCGCCAGTCTCGTCTCGCTGGCCAAGAAGGGGCGGCGACGGCTCGCCTAG
- a CDS encoding protein-L-isoaspartate(D-aspartate) O-methyltransferase: MMVGRDDGREDRRERLLEGLRTRVDDQRVLDAMAAVPRHEFVPDNQQQYAYDDRPLPIGEGQTISAPHMVAIMAELLELDPGTRVLEIGTGCGYHAAVTAELVGPENVYSVEYHDSLAGEARRRLADLGYDEVSVRAGDGHDGWAEHAPYDRAYLTCAAPEFPADVIEQIRPGGILLAPLGRGHQTLVRAVKREDGTLDQEDHGGVRFVEMQG; the protein is encoded by the coding sequence ATGATGGTCGGGCGCGACGACGGCCGCGAGGACCGGCGCGAACGCCTGCTGGAAGGGCTCCGAACGCGCGTCGACGACCAGCGCGTCCTCGACGCCATGGCCGCCGTCCCGCGACACGAGTTCGTCCCCGACAATCAGCAGCAATACGCCTACGACGACCGTCCACTACCGATCGGGGAGGGCCAGACCATCTCCGCCCCGCACATGGTCGCGATCATGGCCGAGTTGCTCGAACTCGATCCCGGGACACGGGTGCTCGAAATCGGGACCGGGTGTGGCTATCACGCCGCCGTCACGGCCGAACTCGTCGGCCCCGAGAACGTCTACAGCGTCGAGTATCACGACAGCCTCGCCGGGGAGGCCCGCCGACGGCTGGCCGACCTGGGCTACGACGAGGTCTCTGTCCGAGCCGGCGACGGCCACGACGGGTGGGCCGAACACGCCCCCTACGACCGGGCGTATCTGACCTGTGCCGCGCCGGAGTTCCCGGCGGACGTGATCGAACAGATCCGTCCGGGGGGGATTCTGCTCGCGCCACTGGGCCGCGGTCATCAGACGCTCGTTCGGGCCGTCAAACGCGAGGACGGGACGCTCGATCAGGAAGATCACGGTGGCGTGAGGTTCGTCGAGATGCAGGGGTGA
- a CDS encoding HVO_0476 family zinc finger protein yields the protein MTASTERVGIPCPACSPERETVHELLSDGGQATVRCTECDHVHKTTLPEETTIQRDVVVSQDGDSFKASADVPAEEVLAVGEEFLLDTEQAIMTVRITSLELDEARVEEAPAEDVRTIWTRAVGNVSVNATLHPKGGDREGTRSETVHVPGDYEFVVGETDELGDLEFTVEGVHLRDDAHGYNHEKLDHDGDMAFAKDVKRLLLRDETSTAWSAW from the coding sequence ATGACTGCGTCTACAGAGCGGGTCGGCATTCCCTGTCCGGCCTGTTCACCCGAGCGCGAAACAGTCCACGAGCTACTGAGCGACGGCGGCCAGGCCACCGTTCGCTGTACCGAGTGCGATCACGTCCACAAGACCACCCTCCCGGAGGAGACGACCATCCAGCGTGACGTCGTCGTCTCCCAGGACGGCGACTCGTTCAAGGCCAGCGCCGACGTGCCGGCCGAAGAAGTGCTGGCCGTCGGCGAGGAGTTCCTGCTCGACACCGAGCAGGCGATCATGACCGTCCGGATCACCAGCCTCGAACTCGACGAAGCCAGAGTCGAAGAGGCCCCCGCCGAAGACGTCCGAACGATCTGGACCCGCGCCGTCGGCAACGTCAGCGTCAACGCGACCCTCCATCCGAAAGGCGGCGACCGCGAGGGGACCCGGAGCGAGACCGTCCACGTCCCCGGCGACTACGAGTTCGTCGTCGGCGAGACCGACGAACTGGGCGACCTGGAGTTCACCGTCGAGGGGGTCCACCTGCGAGACGACGCCCACGGCTACAACCACGAGAAACTCGACCACGACGGCGACATGGCCTTCGCGAAGGACGTCAAGCGACTGCTGCTCAGAGACGAGACGTCGACCGCCTGGTCGGCGTGGTGA
- a CDS encoding PAS domain S-box protein, which yields MSQQDRNTDADRRRRRLYEAFDDEALPLAEKRDRALEIGREYLGVENGHVERIVDGGETHEIVASVGREQLVPVGMEIDQSKTFCRQTIEQHEPLAVSDAISEGWADDPAYIEQGIACYLGTPIFVEGDTYGTVCFVSEAPRERLFDAAERAFVELVARLLGREIESRRHERRLDERDREIERGEQKYESLLAAAPDAILLTDTEDGRIVETNAAAASLTGYDESALQGRVSTDLQPAGATDRYRELFEGGFDGVETRSRFDDGTPFEIEHRDGSHVPVEISATMVTLDGEEYVQAIVRDISERRERERELRVKNRAIDTASIGVSIAAAEEGLPLVYVNDAFTDLTGYDSETALGQNCQFLQGPNTDPEAVEELRTAISEQEPITTELLNYRADGTPFWNEVTVTPVEDERGDVTHFVGFQRDVTERARHERLISVLNRVLRHNLRNKTNVILGQASHLSETLSGQASEAAGTIQAAATELAALSETAHDLETAVNEQPAPEQRDVVPVVESAIESCREGLEAGTVQVETPSTARALVPARLDLAVTELLENALEHAGSDPAISVRVDTDETGDVRIAVGDDGPGLAEHEQAILNRGSETPLEHGSGLGLSLVSWVTTSVGGRVAADVDDGTTVTIYLPGAEQ from the coding sequence ATGTCCCAGCAAGATCGGAACACGGACGCCGACCGTCGCCGCCGTCGTCTGTACGAGGCCTTCGACGACGAGGCACTCCCACTGGCCGAAAAGCGCGATCGGGCCCTGGAGATCGGCCGTGAGTACCTCGGCGTCGAGAACGGACACGTCGAGCGGATCGTCGACGGCGGTGAGACACACGAAATCGTCGCCAGCGTCGGCCGCGAGCAACTGGTCCCGGTCGGGATGGAGATCGACCAGTCGAAGACGTTCTGTCGGCAGACGATCGAGCAACACGAGCCCCTCGCGGTGTCGGACGCGATCAGCGAGGGCTGGGCGGACGACCCAGCGTATATCGAGCAGGGAATCGCCTGCTATCTCGGGACACCGATCTTCGTCGAAGGCGACACCTACGGGACCGTCTGTTTCGTCTCGGAAGCGCCGCGTGAGCGGTTGTTCGACGCCGCCGAGCGGGCCTTCGTCGAACTCGTGGCACGACTGCTCGGTCGGGAGATCGAATCCAGGCGTCACGAACGGCGTCTCGACGAACGCGACCGAGAGATCGAACGGGGCGAACAGAAGTACGAGTCGCTGCTGGCTGCCGCGCCCGACGCGATCTTGCTGACAGACACCGAAGACGGCCGGATCGTCGAGACAAACGCGGCCGCGGCCTCGCTCACAGGCTACGACGAATCGGCGCTCCAAGGGCGTGTCTCCACAGACCTCCAGCCCGCCGGAGCGACCGACCGATATCGCGAACTGTTCGAAGGTGGCTTCGACGGCGTCGAGACGCGCTCGCGCTTCGACGACGGAACGCCGTTCGAAATCGAGCACCGCGACGGGAGCCACGTTCCGGTCGAGATCAGCGCGACAATGGTCACGCTCGACGGCGAGGAGTACGTCCAGGCCATCGTCCGGGACATCAGTGAGCGTCGGGAACGCGAACGGGAACTGCGTGTCAAGAACCGGGCGATAGACACCGCATCGATCGGCGTCTCGATCGCCGCGGCCGAGGAGGGGCTGCCGCTGGTCTACGTCAACGACGCGTTCACCGATCTCACGGGGTACGATTCGGAGACGGCACTCGGGCAGAACTGTCAGTTCCTCCAGGGCCCGAACACCGATCCCGAAGCCGTCGAAGAGCTACGGACGGCGATCAGCGAGCAGGAACCGATCACGACCGAGTTGCTGAACTACCGCGCCGACGGGACGCCGTTCTGGAACGAAGTGACGGTCACGCCAGTCGAAGACGAGCGCGGGGACGTGACCCACTTCGTCGGCTTTCAGCGTGACGTGACCGAACGCGCCCGTCACGAGCGTCTCATCAGCGTCCTCAATCGCGTGTTGCGGCACAACCTCCGGAACAAGACCAACGTCATCCTCGGCCAGGCGAGTCACCTCTCGGAGACGCTGTCGGGGCAGGCCAGCGAGGCTGCAGGGACGATCCAGGCCGCAGCCACGGAACTGGCAGCACTCAGTGAGACAGCCCACGATCTCGAGACGGCCGTCAACGAACAGCCCGCTCCGGAACAGCGAGACGTCGTGCCAGTCGTCGAATCGGCCATCGAGTCGTGTCGAGAGGGTCTCGAAGCCGGGACAGTACAGGTCGAGACACCCTCGACGGCGCGGGCACTCGTCCCTGCACGGCTCGACCTGGCCGTCACAGAGTTGCTGGAGAACGCACTCGAACACGCCGGCAGCGATCCGGCGATCAGCGTCCGGGTCGACACCGACGAGACGGGCGACGTTCGCATCGCCGTCGGCGACGACGGCCCCGGCCTGGCCGAGCACGAACAAGCAATTCTGAACCGAGGGTCCGAGACACCCCTGGAACACGGCAGCGGGCTGGGGCTGTCGCTGGTCAGTTGGGTCACCACCAGCGTCGGCGGTCGCGTCGCGGCCGACGTCGACGACGGCACGACGGTAACCATCTATCTGCCGGGCGCCGAGCAGTAA
- a CDS encoding histidine kinase N-terminal 7TM domain-containing protein, with protein MYAQLVVAGSLAAGVGTLYLVARLWQYRERPGARLFLAALSMQAIFCFVYGAGLLVFDPLLRRVMEAVVLLALPWMAVLFLGFAFGYTGRGHLLRSVWYGIPLATAGIFTVVVATTSYHGLIWQDFDIVRIGDAAGAQYTHEPALFVMTAFAVLWVVLGTVLLFDTVFSYGPLFRGEAIAVGVSPLSPGVVALLWLFEVGPQPVTAINLTAVAFLPHVALDGYAFVKRDMFEFLPGTRRAGEQAAIEDLANPVLIVDTDGRIVTLNPAAESLIDLDEEAALTRQLGDVLDATVDPAADEQRIALRSDGKRREYLVVPAELTDTAGGQVGYTLLFQDVTEAIEREQRLTVMNRILRHNLRNDLNVVHGFLEAGRERVDDTETSQMLRRASRKTDELVSTGEKVRDIESTIGDAGTRSSFDLGSQLRAIADDAERDSGGVVERTVPDAVEVRADRDVFELVVANLLENALVHAAEDGEPIALSATASEDAVTITVADDGPGIPENELETIERGTETDLVHGSGLGLWIVTWGVRHLGGDVAFDSDDDGTTVRVTIPREA; from the coding sequence GTGTACGCCCAGTTGGTCGTCGCTGGATCGCTCGCTGCTGGGGTCGGGACGCTGTATCTGGTCGCCCGTCTCTGGCAGTACCGCGAACGTCCGGGGGCGCGTCTCTTTCTGGCGGCCCTGAGTATGCAGGCTATCTTCTGTTTCGTCTACGGGGCCGGGCTGCTGGTGTTCGATCCACTGCTTCGGCGGGTCATGGAAGCTGTCGTGTTGCTGGCACTGCCCTGGATGGCGGTGCTGTTTCTGGGCTTTGCCTTCGGGTACACCGGCCGTGGACACTTGCTCCGGAGCGTCTGGTACGGTATCCCGCTGGCGACCGCCGGGATATTCACGGTTGTCGTCGCCACGACGTCGTATCACGGCTTGATCTGGCAGGACTTCGACATCGTCCGGATCGGAGACGCTGCTGGCGCACAGTACACCCACGAGCCGGCGCTGTTCGTGATGACGGCGTTCGCCGTGCTCTGGGTCGTCCTCGGGACGGTCCTGCTGTTCGATACCGTCTTCAGCTACGGGCCGCTGTTCCGCGGGGAGGCCATCGCTGTCGGAGTCAGTCCGCTGTCGCCGGGTGTGGTGGCGCTGCTGTGGCTGTTCGAGGTCGGGCCACAGCCGGTCACCGCGATCAATCTCACGGCGGTCGCGTTCCTGCCACACGTCGCCCTGGACGGCTACGCGTTCGTCAAACGCGACATGTTCGAATTCCTCCCGGGAACGAGGCGTGCGGGCGAGCAGGCGGCGATCGAGGATCTGGCCAATCCAGTTCTTATCGTCGATACCGACGGCCGGATCGTCACGCTGAACCCCGCGGCCGAATCGCTGATCGATCTGGACGAGGAGGCCGCACTCACGCGCCAGCTGGGCGACGTGCTCGACGCCACAGTCGATCCGGCGGCTGACGAGCAACGGATCGCTCTCAGAAGTGACGGCAAGCGCCGGGAGTACCTGGTCGTCCCCGCGGAGTTGACAGATACTGCCGGCGGACAGGTCGGATATACGCTGCTCTTTCAGGACGTCACCGAGGCCATCGAGCGCGAGCAGCGACTGACGGTGATGAACCGCATTCTTCGACACAACCTCCGCAACGACCTGAACGTCGTTCACGGCTTTCTGGAGGCGGGTCGCGAACGCGTCGACGACACCGAGACCAGCCAGATGCTGCGGCGGGCCTCCCGCAAGACCGACGAACTGGTTTCGACCGGTGAGAAGGTCCGGGACATCGAGTCGACGATCGGCGACGCCGGGACGCGATCGTCGTTTGACCTCGGCTCACAACTTCGGGCGATCGCTGACGACGCCGAACGCGATTCCGGTGGTGTGGTCGAGCGCACAGTCCCCGACGCTGTCGAGGTCCGGGCCGATCGTGACGTGTTCGAACTGGTCGTCGCCAACCTGCTGGAGAACGCGCTCGTCCACGCCGCCGAAGATGGGGAACCGATTGCGCTGTCGGCGACAGCCAGCGAAGACGCGGTGACGATCACCGTCGCCGACGACGGACCGGGGATCCCCGAGAACGAACTGGAGACCATCGAACGAGGCACCGAAACCGACCTCGTCCACGGCAGTGGCCTGGGGCTGTGGATCGTCACCTGGGGTGTCCGCCACCTCGGCGGTGACGTCGCGTTCGACAGCGACGACGACGGGACGACGGTGCGGGTGACGATCCCCCGGGAAGCGTAG
- a CDS encoding electron transfer flavoprotein subunit beta/FixA family protein — protein sequence MPDEWNIVVCVKQVPDADDVSIDPETGRLNRSDAAAVLNAPDYNAVEAALELREAVGGTVTALSMGPPTAEAVLRVAVGMGADDGVLLSDPAFGGSDTWPTSLALARAADELDADVVIAGEESTDSSTGQVPPGIAAHNGWAQLTYVEGLEPAPGEDRLIAKRDVEGGYERVAADLPVVVAMGFGENKPRPAGLHRKIYAETDFEPETWTAEDLGVEDEVGLSVSPTQVGGMDTADPVPREQEVVEETDELAEQIAEVL from the coding sequence ATGCCAGACGAATGGAACATAGTCGTTTGCGTCAAGCAGGTACCCGACGCGGACGACGTCTCGATAGATCCCGAGACTGGACGGTTGAATCGATCCGACGCCGCGGCCGTGTTGAACGCGCCCGACTACAACGCGGTCGAGGCGGCACTGGAGCTACGCGAAGCTGTCGGCGGCACCGTGACGGCCCTGTCGATGGGGCCGCCGACCGCCGAGGCCGTGCTGCGGGTCGCCGTCGGGATGGGTGCCGACGATGGCGTCCTGCTCTCGGATCCTGCCTTCGGTGGCAGTGACACGTGGCCGACGAGCCTCGCGCTCGCCCGCGCGGCCGACGAACTGGACGCCGACGTCGTCATCGCCGGCGAGGAGTCGACCGACTCCTCGACGGGACAGGTCCCGCCGGGGATCGCGGCCCACAACGGCTGGGCGCAACTGACCTACGTCGAGGGTCTCGAACCCGCGCCTGGGGAGGATCGACTGATCGCAAAGCGTGACGTCGAGGGCGGCTACGAGCGCGTCGCGGCTGACCTTCCCGTGGTCGTCGCGATGGGATTCGGCGAGAACAAGCCCCGACCCGCGGGCCTGCACCGCAAGATCTACGCCGAGACCGACTTCGAACCCGAGACCTGGACCGCCGAGGATCTGGGCGTCGAAGACGAGGTCGGCCTCTCGGTATCGCCGACGCAGGTCGGCGGCATGGACACGGCCGACCCAGTGCCGCGAGAGCAGGAGGTCGTCGAGGAGACCGACGAGCTGGCCGAACAGATCGCGGAGGTGCTGTAG
- a CDS encoding electron transfer flavoprotein subunit alpha/FixB family protein, with protein sequence MPGGDSGVDVEQYDDVWVFVEQHDGEVAGVAWELLTKGRDLADQREEDLVALVMGEDLDETSIPEECIARGADRVLVADDPVFEPYRSDPYGEQFRYLVEERKPAIALIGGTHTGRDFAGRVAVPNHAGLTADCTELEMENGRYEMRRPAFGGDALATIICPDHRPQMSTVRPGVFPTAEPDDDREGEVIEVEVVVQEEGTMTEVLEREVGDVADITDAEVVVAGGIGVEGDFEPLWDLAEVLGGTVAGTRDAVEEGWIEPARQVGQTGKTVRPDLYIAAGISGAIQHLEGMDDSETVIAINTDPNAPIFDNADYGIVADLHEVIPELIAYFSEDRQEVPA encoded by the coding sequence ATGCCCGGTGGAGACAGCGGCGTCGACGTCGAGCAATACGACGACGTCTGGGTCTTCGTCGAACAGCACGACGGCGAGGTCGCAGGCGTCGCCTGGGAACTGCTCACCAAGGGGCGAGACCTGGCCGACCAGCGCGAGGAAGACCTCGTCGCCCTCGTGATGGGCGAGGATCTCGACGAGACGTCGATCCCCGAGGAGTGTATCGCCCGCGGCGCCGACCGCGTGCTCGTCGCCGACGACCCGGTGTTCGAGCCCTACAGATCCGATCCCTACGGCGAGCAATTTCGGTATCTAGTCGAGGAGCGCAAGCCCGCCATCGCGCTGATCGGCGGGACCCACACCGGTCGCGACTTCGCCGGTCGCGTCGCCGTGCCGAACCACGCCGGACTGACCGCCGACTGCACCGAACTGGAGATGGAAAACGGCCGCTACGAGATGCGCCGGCCCGCCTTCGGTGGCGACGCGCTGGCGACGATCATCTGCCCGGACCACCGCCCGCAGATGTCGACCGTCCGACCGGGCGTGTTCCCGACCGCCGAACCCGACGACGACCGAGAGGGCGAGGTGATAGAGGTTGAGGTCGTCGTCCAAGAGGAGGGGACGATGACCGAGGTGCTCGAACGCGAGGTCGGCGACGTCGCCGACATCACCGACGCCGAGGTCGTCGTGGCCGGCGGGATTGGCGTCGAGGGCGACTTCGAGCCGCTGTGGGACCTCGCGGAGGTGCTCGGCGGCACCGTGGCAGGGACTCGCGACGCCGTCGAAGAGGGCTGGATCGAACCCGCGCGGCAGGTCGGCCAGACCGGCAAGACCGTCCGGCCGGATCTGTACATCGCGGCCGGGATCTCGGGTGCGATCCAGCACCTGGAGGGCATGGACGACAGCGAGACGGTGATCGCGATCAACACCGACCCCAACGCCCCGATCTTCGACAACGCCGACTACGGGATCGTCGCCGATCTCCACGAGGTGATCCCCGAACTGATCGCGTACTTCAGTGAGGACAGACAGGAGGTGCCAGCATGA
- a CDS encoding FAD-dependent oxidoreductase, with product MSESEMQRTGTEAPNYDDRYDAIVVGAGLAGSSAALTLARQGYDPLVIERGPSPGTKNVFGGVLYTPRIRELTDFEDAPKERYVAKKTYSMLSEEGDETSMSIAPSSWREEPHNDSWMVLRRDFDEWFAEQAVEEGATLVTETTVTDLIEENEEVVGVRTDRPDGEIRAPIVVLAEGANSLVSEGAGLKQQDSRDNVAVSVKEVRKYDRDTIEDRFHLDGQAGLAAHYFGDGAVGDAVGGGFLYTNKRTVSIGVVYSIEDAAHSDKTPDEVLEEFKQHPAVAPLVRGGRMLEYSAHAIPEGGPDSMPELVHDGAVIVGDAAGLVLNSGIHLEGTNMAVESGYHAGQAISDALENGRTDAAALASYETELRNSYVVQNLDHYGWFMDTAAAEQEFLFDDLPRALGQAGEEYFKMDDTPKEEHVSEAKQRILTATGGWFGAAKKAWKFRKMLS from the coding sequence ATGAGCGAGAGCGAGATGCAGCGGACGGGCACCGAGGCGCCGAACTACGACGACCGCTACGACGCCATCGTCGTCGGCGCGGGCCTGGCCGGCTCGTCGGCCGCGCTGACGCTCGCCCGGCAGGGCTACGATCCGCTCGTCATCGAGCGCGGCCCCTCGCCCGGGACCAAGAACGTCTTCGGTGGCGTCCTCTACACCCCGCGGATCCGCGAACTGACCGACTTCGAGGACGCGCCGAAGGAACGCTACGTCGCAAAGAAGACCTACAGCATGCTCAGCGAGGAGGGCGACGAGACCTCGATGTCCATCGCCCCGTCCTCCTGGCGCGAGGAACCGCACAACGACTCGTGGATGGTCCTGCGGCGGGACTTCGACGAGTGGTTCGCCGAGCAGGCCGTCGAGGAGGGTGCCACTCTCGTCACGGAGACGACGGTGACGGACCTCATCGAAGAAAATGAGGAGGTCGTCGGCGTCCGGACCGACCGCCCGGACGGTGAGATCCGCGCGCCGATCGTCGTGCTCGCGGAGGGCGCGAACTCCCTCGTGAGTGAAGGCGCGGGTCTCAAACAGCAGGACAGCCGCGACAACGTCGCCGTCTCGGTCAAGGAGGTCCGCAAGTACGACCGCGATACGATCGAAGATCGCTTCCACCTCGACGGGCAGGCCGGACTCGCCGCGCACTACTTCGGCGACGGCGCGGTGGGCGACGCAGTCGGCGGCGGCTTCCTCTACACGAACAAGCGCACCGTCTCGATCGGCGTCGTCTACTCTATCGAGGACGCCGCCCACTCCGACAAGACGCCGGACGAAGTTCTGGAGGAGTTCAAACAGCACCCCGCGGTCGCGCCGCTCGTTCGGGGCGGCCGGATGCTCGAATACTCCGCTCACGCCATCCCGGAGGGCGGGCCGGACTCGATGCCTGAACTCGTCCACGACGGCGCGGTCATCGTCGGCGACGCCGCCGGGCTCGTCCTCAACAGCGGGATCCACCTCGAAGGGACGAACATGGCCGTCGAGAGCGGCTATCACGCCGGGCAGGCTATCTCCGACGCGCTCGAGAACGGCCGGACCGACGCGGCCGCGCTGGCGAGCTACGAGACCGAACTTCGGAATTCCTACGTCGTCCAGAACCTCGATCACTACGGCTGGTTCATGGACACCGCGGCCGCCGAGCAGGAATTCCTGTTCGACGACCTCCCCCGCGCGCTCGGGCAGGCGGGCGAGGAGTACTTCAAGATGGACGACACCCCCAAGGAGGAGCACGTCTCCGAGGCGAAACAGCGAATCCTGACCGCGACCGGCGGCTGGTTCGGCGCGGCCAAGAAGGCCTGGAAGTTCCGCAAGATGCTGTCATAA
- a CDS encoding ferredoxin family protein encodes MSKAQTTPKVPDTPDVENASIEDRLYTVKYKDSGESHLGITIPGICDEKCTTYECTNVCPADVWRAEEGGVPTIAYENCLECGSCRFACPHGNVEWEYPETGNGVSYKYG; translated from the coding sequence ATGAGCAAAGCACAAACCACTCCCAAAGTTCCGGACACGCCCGACGTCGAGAACGCATCGATCGAAGACCGCCTGTACACGGTCAAGTACAAGGACAGCGGCGAGAGCCACCTCGGGATCACCATTCCGGGGATCTGCGACGAGAAGTGTACGACCTACGAGTGTACGAACGTCTGCCCCGCCGACGTCTGGCGGGCCGAGGAGGGCGGCGTCCCGACCATCGCCTACGAGAACTGCCTCGAATGTGGGAGCTGTCGGTTCGCCTGCCCGCACGGCAACGTCGAGTGGGAGTATCCCGAGACTGGAAATGGGGTCTCCTACAAGTACGGGTAG